A window from Moritella yayanosii encodes these proteins:
- a CDS encoding DUF2960 domain-containing protein, with product MAHLITYTYKKQDKKIPFSYRQFHHIYEAAAAEEGIDLTQYLIMEKQVEDVSKGTKSVREFRKNHFTKLGFTNMWFIKDGIEE from the coding sequence TTGGCCCACCTAATTACCTATACATATAAAAAACAAGATAAGAAAATTCCATTTTCATACAGACAGTTCCACCATATCTATGAAGCGGCAGCTGCAGAAGAAGGCATCGACTTAACGCAATATTTGATAATGGAAAAACAAGTTGAAGATGTATCGAAAGGTACTAAATCAGTAAGAGAATTCCGTAAAAACCATTTTACTAAATTAGGCTTTACTAATATGTGGTTTATTAAAGATGGTATTGAAGAATAA
- a CDS encoding TatD family hydrolase — translation MLVDSHCHLDGLNYDSIHTDLADVVNKAAEHGVSHLLSVSVTLPRFKTMIEQIAEFDNIHASCGVHPLNLEDEYEKSELLALAQNEKVVAIGETGLDYFYSPKNKDIQQASFRHHIQVAIELNKPLIIHTRGAVDDTIRILKEEGAEKIGGVIHCFTESDAMAAAVLEMGFYISISGIVTFKSAKDLQAVVKTIPADRLLVETDSPYLAPVPYRGKENQPAYVRAVAEFVADLRGVTFEELAESTTENYFKLFNAKK, via the coding sequence ATGTTAGTAGATTCTCATTGCCATTTAGATGGCCTAAATTATGATTCCATTCATACCGATCTTGCCGACGTGGTTAACAAAGCCGCGGAGCATGGCGTATCGCATTTATTAAGCGTATCAGTGACTTTACCACGCTTCAAAACCATGATTGAACAGATTGCTGAATTTGATAATATTCATGCTTCATGTGGTGTTCATCCACTTAATCTTGAAGATGAATACGAAAAGTCAGAATTATTGGCATTAGCACAAAACGAAAAAGTCGTCGCTATTGGTGAAACGGGTTTAGATTATTTCTATTCACCTAAAAACAAAGACATTCAGCAAGCGTCATTTCGTCATCATATCCAAGTTGCTATCGAGCTGAATAAACCACTGATTATCCATACGCGTGGCGCAGTTGATGATACGATCCGTATTTTAAAAGAAGAAGGCGCAGAAAAAATTGGTGGCGTGATCCATTGTTTCACTGAGTCAGATGCGATGGCTGCTGCGGTATTAGAAATGGGCTTCTATATCTCTATCTCTGGTATTGTGACGTTCAAATCAGCAAAAGATCTGCAAGCGGTGGTGAAGACAATCCCTGCGGATAGATTATTAGTTGAAACAGATTCACCGTACTTAGCACCTGTCCCTTACCGTGGTAAAGAAAACCAACCTGCTTATGTGCGTGCTGTCGCCGAGTTCGTTGCTGATTTACGTGGGGTAACCTTCGAAGAATTAGCAGAATCAACGACAGAGAACTACTTTAAGCTGTTTAACGCTAAAAAGTAA
- the holB gene encoding DNA polymerase III subunit delta': MLYPWLLPHWEKQQTQMTAGRLHHALFITSASGMGKLSYAQTLAQTLLCKDPIGWEPCHQCHPCQLFETSVHPDYYLISTEPGKVIGVDRIRHISQKLNEHSQLGGNKVVIIEHAESFNLASANALLKTLEEPSNGSYLILLAENKSQVLPTIYSRCQKLHLPAPAEQESMAWLQQQFPIESPTLTAIRINHGAPLHTLSYLNNGDDDLRKEIFSNIMLLTTQPAAITRLCEIISDRTLEKLSWLQFILLDLQKVKRGVGIDYIVNTDQLEWLTHFSTQLSQDKITQLQSELTELRRLLMQNNNLTAETLVLSFLIKLKRFIN, translated from the coding sequence ATGCTATATCCTTGGTTACTACCTCATTGGGAAAAACAACAGACGCAAATGACAGCAGGTCGTTTACATCATGCGTTGTTTATTACCAGTGCTAGCGGTATGGGTAAACTGTCGTATGCGCAGACACTTGCCCAAACATTATTATGCAAAGACCCAATCGGTTGGGAACCTTGCCATCAATGCCATCCTTGTCAATTATTTGAAACCAGTGTACATCCTGATTATTATTTGATTTCCACCGAACCCGGTAAAGTGATTGGTGTTGACAGAATAAGACATATCAGTCAGAAGTTGAACGAACACTCACAACTTGGTGGTAATAAAGTGGTGATCATCGAGCATGCTGAAAGTTTTAATTTAGCCTCTGCTAATGCATTGCTTAAAACATTAGAAGAGCCGAGTAATGGTAGCTATCTCATTTTGCTTGCCGAGAATAAGTCTCAGGTACTGCCTACTATTTATAGCCGTTGTCAGAAATTGCATCTGCCAGCCCCTGCAGAGCAGGAGTCCATGGCATGGTTACAACAGCAGTTTCCGATAGAAAGTCCAACGCTGACCGCTATTCGCATTAATCATGGTGCACCGTTGCACACGCTAAGCTACTTAAATAACGGTGATGATGATTTACGTAAAGAGATATTCTCTAATATTATGTTGTTAACAACACAGCCAGCGGCGATCACCCGATTATGTGAAATAATCTCTGATCGTACTTTAGAAAAACTATCTTGGTTACAATTTATCTTACTTGATTTACAGAAAGTTAAGCGTGGGGTCGGCATTGATTATATTGTCAATACCGATCAGCTTGAATGGTTAACGCATTTCTCAACGCAATTATCACAAGATAAAATTACTCAACTACAATCAGAATTAACAGAGTTACGTCGGCTATTAATGCAAAATAATAATTTAACCGCTGAAACATTGGTTCTGTCATTCTTAATTAAACTAAAAAGATTTATAAATTAA
- the tmk gene encoding dTMP kinase: MQAKFLVIEGLEGAGKSTAVSTVINWLAEQGITDVITTREPGGTKLAEKMRAIVKDVDTEEPLTESAELMLMYAARAQLVEHVIKPALAKGQWVVGDRHDLSSIAYQGGGRGFDIGVLNTLRQVAIGDFKPDMTLLLDIDPAVGLERAKVRGELDRIELEQLSFFERIGAKYQELAAADDSIYCVDAGQNIDNVQAQIRDVLANHVDCHNRNVD, encoded by the coding sequence GTGCAAGCAAAATTTTTAGTAATCGAAGGCCTTGAAGGCGCAGGTAAAAGTACCGCAGTAAGCACTGTGATTAATTGGTTAGCGGAGCAGGGGATCACCGATGTGATCACCACACGTGAACCAGGCGGAACAAAATTAGCCGAAAAGATGCGTGCTATTGTTAAAGACGTTGATACCGAAGAGCCGTTGACTGAATCAGCCGAGTTAATGCTAATGTATGCAGCACGTGCACAATTAGTGGAACATGTTATTAAACCAGCCCTAGCGAAAGGTCAATGGGTTGTGGGTGATCGTCATGATCTTTCTTCTATAGCTTACCAGGGTGGCGGCCGTGGTTTTGATATTGGTGTGTTGAATACACTACGTCAAGTAGCTATTGGTGACTTCAAACCAGATATGACGTTATTGTTAGATATCGATCCCGCGGTGGGCTTAGAACGCGCTAAAGTACGCGGTGAATTAGACCGTATTGAATTAGAACAACTGTCTTTTTTCGAGCGTATTGGCGCAAAATATCAAGAACTTGCAGCCGCGGATGACAGTATTTATTGTGTTGACGCTGGTCAGAATATTGATAATGTTCAAGCACAGATCCGTGACGTATTAGCCAATCATGTTGATTGTCATAATAGAAATGTAGATTAA
- the mltG gene encoding endolytic transglycosylase MltG: MKKIITAISLLFTILLIAGVFFYSRFQSFVSAERVQTDHILTVSSGDTAQSIANQMIVESNFESKVFLRVFFKQNPDITNIKLGSYQVTAGWNFQTLFEHLVSGDEFQHKITFIEGSTFKEWRKQLSQATGIIDDTADLSEVELAKLLNIENSKLEGLMLPETYFYPQGMLVSALYLKSHQKLQAYLNTAWETRDKKLPLKTPYEALILASIIEKETGLESERTTVSSVFINRLNRRMRLQTDPTVIYGMGDDYKGNIRRKHLRQKTDYNTYVIRGLPPTPIAMVGKTSIDAALHPAKTSYLYFVASGDGGHYFSKNLKEHNRAVRKYILKR, encoded by the coding sequence ATGAAAAAGATAATTACTGCTATTTCCTTACTGTTTACCATTCTATTGATTGCTGGTGTATTTTTCTATTCACGCTTCCAATCATTTGTATCAGCCGAACGCGTACAAACAGATCATATCCTTACTGTTTCTTCGGGTGATACCGCACAATCAATTGCTAATCAAATGATTGTGGAGAGTAACTTTGAATCTAAAGTCTTTTTACGTGTCTTTTTTAAACAAAACCCCGATATTACCAATATTAAACTTGGTTCGTATCAAGTAACAGCAGGCTGGAATTTCCAAACGTTATTCGAGCACCTGGTGTCTGGAGACGAATTTCAGCATAAAATCACCTTTATCGAAGGCTCAACATTTAAAGAGTGGCGTAAGCAGTTATCTCAAGCAACGGGTATTATTGATGATACGGCTGACTTATCTGAAGTAGAATTAGCGAAATTATTAAACATAGAAAACTCAAAGCTGGAAGGCTTGATGCTGCCTGAGACTTATTTTTATCCGCAGGGGATGTTAGTTTCAGCGCTATATTTAAAATCACATCAAAAACTCCAAGCCTATTTAAATACAGCGTGGGAAACACGAGATAAAAAATTACCGCTAAAGACACCTTATGAAGCGCTGATTCTTGCTTCTATTATCGAAAAAGAGACGGGATTAGAAAGCGAAAGAACGACGGTATCGTCGGTGTTTATTAATCGATTGAATCGACGTATGCGTTTACAGACTGACCCTACCGTCATTTATGGCATGGGTGATGACTATAAAGGTAATATCCGTCGTAAACACCTACGTCAAAAAACAGATTACAACACCTATGTGATTAGAGGTTTACCGCCAACACCGATTGCAATGGTTGGAAAAACATCGATTGATGCGGCATTGCATCCAGCTAAAACAAGCTATTTATATTTTGTTGCCAGTGGTGACGGTGGTCATTATTTTTCAAAGAATTTAAAAGAACACAATCGTGCTGTTCGTAAATACATTTTAAAAAGATAA
- the fabF gene encoding beta-ketoacyl-ACP synthase II, translated as MANRRVVITGLGIVSPVGNTVTTAWEAIKSGTSGIENIEHFDTTNFSTKFAGLVNNFDAEAVGLNRKDCRKMDLFIQYGIVAAEQAIKDSGLVITEQNATRVGTAIGSGIGGLGLIEQNVHSFVKGGARKVSPFFVPSTIVNMVAGHVSIRNNLKGPNIAIATACTSGTHCIGHSARMIAYGDADVMVAGGAEKASTEMGMAGFGSAKALSTRNDEPQKASRPWDKDRDGFVLGDGAGILVLEEYEHAVARGATIYAELVGFGMSGDAFHMTSPPEDGAGAALAMSNAIADAGIKASDVGYVNAHGTSTPAGDKAETAAIKSVFGEHAYKLAVSSTKSMTGHLLGAAGAIEAIFTILALRDQILPPTINLENPSEGCDLDFVTDGARAVSMEYALSNSFGFGGTNGSLLFKKAD; from the coding sequence GTGGCTAATAGAAGAGTTGTAATTACAGGATTAGGTATTGTTTCACCGGTTGGTAACACTGTTACGACTGCATGGGAAGCAATTAAATCTGGTACCAGCGGCATTGAAAATATTGAGCACTTTGATACCACTAATTTTTCAACAAAATTTGCTGGCTTAGTTAATAATTTTGATGCTGAAGCGGTTGGGCTCAATCGTAAAGACTGCCGTAAAATGGATTTATTTATTCAATACGGGATCGTAGCAGCAGAGCAAGCAATTAAAGATTCAGGGTTAGTCATTACTGAACAAAATGCAACCCGAGTTGGTACTGCAATTGGTTCTGGTATCGGTGGACTAGGTCTGATCGAGCAAAATGTGCATAGTTTTGTTAAAGGTGGGGCACGTAAAGTGAGTCCATTCTTTGTACCGTCAACGATTGTTAATATGGTTGCTGGTCATGTGTCTATCCGCAACAACCTGAAAGGTCCAAACATTGCCATTGCTACGGCTTGTACGTCTGGGACGCACTGTATTGGTCACTCTGCGCGTATGATTGCATATGGCGATGCTGATGTAATGGTCGCCGGTGGTGCAGAAAAGGCATCAACAGAAATGGGGATGGCGGGTTTTGGCTCAGCGAAAGCATTATCAACACGTAATGATGAGCCACAAAAAGCCAGTCGACCTTGGGATAAAGATCGAGATGGTTTTGTGCTTGGCGACGGTGCAGGCATTTTAGTACTGGAAGAATACGAGCATGCAGTAGCACGTGGTGCAACTATCTATGCTGAATTAGTTGGTTTTGGCATGAGTGGAGATGCATTCCACATGACGTCACCTCCTGAAGACGGAGCCGGTGCTGCGCTTGCAATGAGTAATGCAATTGCTGATGCGGGTATTAAAGCCAGTGATGTGGGTTATGTAAATGCGCATGGCACGTCAACACCAGCTGGCGATAAAGCTGAAACCGCCGCCATTAAATCTGTATTTGGCGAGCACGCTTATAAACTTGCTGTTAGTTCCACAAAATCAATGACAGGGCATCTTTTAGGTGCCGCTGGTGCAATCGAGGCTATTTTTACAATCTTAGCTTTAAGAGATCAGATCTTACCGCCAACGATCAACTTGGAAAACCCGAGTGAAGGTTGTGATCTGGATTTTGTCACTGATGGCGCTCGTGCAGTGAGTATGGAATATGCGTTATCCAACTCATTTGGTTTTGGTGGTACTAATGGTTCTCTGCTATTTAAAAAAGCGGACTAA
- the acpP gene encoding acyl carrier protein yields MSNFEERVKKIIIEQLGVKEEEVKNEASFVDDLGADSLDTVELVMALEEEFDTDIPDDEAEKITTVQAAIDFVVSSAK; encoded by the coding sequence ATGAGTAACTTCGAAGAACGCGTAAAAAAAATTATTATCGAACAACTAGGTGTTAAAGAAGAAGAAGTTAAAAACGAAGCTTCTTTCGTTGATGATCTAGGTGCTGATTCTCTAGATACAGTTGAACTTGTTATGGCTCTAGAAGAAGAATTCGATACTGATATCCCGGATGATGAAGCAGAGAAAATCACTACTGTTCAAGCTGCAATCGACTTCGTTGTTTCTAGCGCTAAATAA
- the fabG gene encoding 3-oxoacyl-ACP reductase FabG, with translation MSFSSKTVLVTGASRGIGRAIAEHFAKLGAKVIGTATSAQGAERIGAYLGDAGFGLELNVTNQDSVDALYAEIKTRVGHIDILVNNAGITADNIFLRMKEDEWCNVIDTNLTSLYRLCKPCLRGMMKQRYGRIINIGSVVGSTGNGGQANYAAAKSGLLGFTKSLAIEIASRGITVNAVAPGFIETDMTSKLTEEQKQTILAQVPTNRLGSTAEIAETVGFLASDGASYITGETIHVNGGMYMA, from the coding sequence ATGAGTTTTTCAAGTAAAACCGTACTCGTTACAGGCGCAAGCCGTGGTATTGGTCGCGCCATTGCGGAACATTTTGCAAAGTTAGGTGCCAAAGTTATTGGTACAGCAACTTCTGCACAAGGTGCTGAGCGTATTGGCGCTTATTTAGGTGATGCAGGATTTGGTTTAGAACTTAATGTGACAAACCAAGATTCAGTTGATGCATTATATGCTGAAATCAAAACCCGAGTTGGGCACATTGATATTTTGGTGAATAATGCCGGTATTACAGCAGATAATATTTTCTTGCGTATGAAAGAAGATGAATGGTGTAATGTTATTGATACCAACTTGACCTCATTATATCGTTTATGTAAGCCTTGCTTACGAGGCATGATGAAACAGCGTTATGGTCGTATTATTAACATCGGTTCGGTTGTTGGCTCTACTGGTAATGGTGGTCAAGCCAACTATGCTGCTGCTAAATCAGGCTTATTAGGTTTTACTAAATCACTTGCAATTGAAATTGCGTCTCGTGGCATCACTGTGAATGCCGTCGCACCTGGTTTTATCGAAACTGATATGACGAGTAAATTAACGGAAGAACAAAAACAAACAATATTAGCTCAAGTACCAACCAATCGTCTTGGTAGTACTGCAGAGATAGCTGAAACTGTTGGATTTTTAGCATCTGATGGTGCAAGCTATATTACGGGTGAAACTATCCATGTAAATGGCGGCATGTATATGGCTTAG
- the fabD gene encoding ACP S-malonyltransferase, with protein sequence MSKYAVVFPGQGSQAIGMLADLAPDHPVVEQTFSQASEILGYDLWDLVQNGTVEDLSQTHITQPALLATSVALWRIAAAKETFKPSLLAGHSLGEYSALVCAGVIKFEDAIALVELRGQLMQQAVPQGIGAMAAVIGLDNDATIAACVKAAEEEVVSAVNFNSPGQVVIAGNKAAVARASELCIEAGARRVMPLPVSVPSHCSLMKPAADELKIALQQVIFNTPVIKLINNVDVASPTDSDSIKDALIRQLYMPVRWTEVIEAMAKEDITALYEFGPGKVLTGLVKRIDKTIKGSAVNNQATFADFCITVGINK encoded by the coding sequence ATGTCAAAGTATGCAGTAGTATTCCCAGGTCAAGGCTCACAAGCAATCGGTATGCTTGCTGATCTTGCTCCAGATCATCCGGTCGTAGAGCAGACGTTTTCACAAGCAAGTGAAATTCTTGGCTATGATCTATGGGATTTAGTGCAAAATGGAACAGTTGAAGATTTAAGCCAAACTCATATCACGCAACCCGCATTATTGGCTACCTCTGTTGCATTGTGGCGAATTGCTGCCGCGAAAGAAACGTTTAAACCATCGTTACTTGCTGGTCACAGTTTAGGTGAGTACTCAGCATTAGTATGTGCTGGTGTGATTAAATTCGAAGACGCAATTGCACTTGTGGAATTACGTGGGCAATTAATGCAACAAGCCGTACCACAAGGTATTGGTGCAATGGCCGCTGTTATTGGTTTAGATAATGATGCGACAATTGCAGCTTGTGTAAAAGCGGCTGAAGAAGAAGTGGTATCAGCGGTAAACTTTAATTCTCCTGGACAGGTGGTTATTGCCGGTAATAAAGCCGCGGTTGCGCGTGCGTCTGAATTATGTATTGAAGCGGGTGCCCGACGTGTTATGCCTTTACCAGTAAGCGTACCGTCTCATTGTTCGTTAATGAAACCTGCTGCTGATGAATTAAAAATCGCATTACAACAAGTTATTTTTAATACTCCTGTCATTAAGTTGATTAATAATGTTGATGTAGCGTCACCAACGGATTCGGATAGCATTAAAGATGCGCTTATACGTCAACTTTATATGCCAGTACGCTGGACTGAAGTGATAGAAGCGATGGCGAAAGAAGACATTACAGCGTTATATGAATTCGGTCCTGGTAAAGTACTTACAGGACTTGTTAAGCGTATTGATAAAACGATTAAAGGTAGTGCAGTAAATAATCAAGCAACATTTGCTGATTTTTGCATAACAGTAGGAATAAATAAATGA
- the plsX gene encoding phosphate acyltransferase PlsX, with translation MPNLTIALDAMGGDFGPHVTIPAAINILKKYKNISIYLVGNEAEITSLLQHTSTSINSRYTIIPSIDDIPMDLAPALALRNFKQSSMRMALSLVREGKAQACVSAGNTGALMVLSRHLLKVLPFVDRPALVSTLPSVTKQPVYMLDLGVNVSCDADALFQFALMGSALAEHVGNIPNPKVALLNVGQEDIKGNDLVKRAAQLLSEHESLNYIGFIEGNDIFTGKADVIVCDGFTGNVVLKTSEGVVDLVISQLTSVSNKNIFTKLLSLLVKPLIMNSLKRLKPDQYNGATLLGLTGIVIKSHGNAEQLAFEFAIEQAVKEVESGLVKKISANLDLID, from the coding sequence TTGCCTAATCTAACAATTGCGTTAGATGCCATGGGGGGCGATTTCGGCCCCCATGTCACTATCCCCGCCGCAATAAATATACTGAAAAAGTATAAAAATATTTCTATTTACCTCGTCGGTAACGAAGCTGAAATAACCTCTTTATTACAGCATACTTCTACGTCTATTAATTCCCGTTATACAATTATCCCTAGTATCGATGATATACCCATGGATCTTGCACCAGCATTAGCGCTGCGTAATTTTAAGCAATCCTCTATGCGTATGGCATTGAGCCTTGTCCGTGAGGGTAAAGCACAAGCTTGTGTGAGTGCTGGTAATACCGGTGCATTAATGGTGCTTTCAAGACATTTACTTAAAGTCCTGCCTTTTGTGGATAGACCGGCTTTAGTCTCTACACTGCCTTCTGTGACCAAACAGCCTGTATATATGCTTGATTTGGGTGTTAATGTAAGCTGTGATGCGGATGCTTTATTCCAATTTGCTTTAATGGGTTCTGCACTTGCTGAGCATGTCGGTAATATACCGAATCCAAAAGTTGCGTTACTTAATGTCGGGCAAGAGGATATTAAAGGTAATGATCTGGTCAAACGAGCAGCGCAATTACTTTCTGAGCATGAAAGCTTAAACTATATTGGTTTTATTGAAGGCAATGATATTTTTACTGGTAAAGCTGACGTCATTGTATGCGATGGTTTTACCGGTAATGTAGTGCTTAAAACCAGCGAGGGTGTCGTTGATTTGGTTATCTCTCAACTTACATCTGTATCAAATAAGAACATATTTACTAAATTATTATCATTATTGGTCAAACCACTAATAATGAACAGTCTGAAACGTTTGAAACCCGACCAGTATAACGGAGCAACTTTGTTAGGATTAACGGGTATTGTAATTAAGAGTCATGGTAATGCTGAACAGCTTGCCTTTGAGTTTGCAATTGAACAGGCTGTAAAAGAAGTTGAAAGCGGGTTAGTAAAAAAAATATCCGCAAATCTTGATCTTATTGATTAA
- the rpmF gene encoding 50S ribosomal protein L32, giving the protein MAVQKSKVTRSRRGQRRSHDALTAAATTVDVTSGETHLRHNVTADGYYKGVKVINK; this is encoded by the coding sequence ATGGCCGTACAAAAAAGTAAAGTAACTCGTTCACGCCGTGGTCAACGTCGTTCACATGACGCTCTAACTGCAGCAGCTACAACTGTTGACGTGACTTCAGGTGAAACTCACCTACGTCACAATGTAACAGCTGATGGTTACTACAAAGGCGTTAAAGTAATTAACAAATAA
- the yceD gene encoding 23S rRNA accumulation protein YceD — protein sequence MKKVKLPVTVDPYRTAQQKLDFNTRVEAHLLKRITDATAGEPSDADVSISFSKDSQGLVVIQGSVSLTVNLECQRCGGIFTQACETEFRFSPVKNDSQADDLPDAYEPIELDANGEVNPISFIEDEVIINLPLVALHSEEDCSVNPNNMSFGDIEPADEQPNPFAALSKLKRK from the coding sequence ATGAAAAAGGTAAAACTACCAGTAACTGTTGATCCTTATCGTACCGCTCAACAAAAGTTGGACTTTAACACTCGTGTTGAAGCTCATCTGTTGAAACGTATTACGGATGCAACGGCAGGTGAACCAAGTGATGCAGATGTATCCATTTCGTTCAGTAAAGACAGTCAAGGTCTCGTAGTGATACAGGGTAGCGTATCACTAACTGTTAATCTTGAATGTCAGCGCTGTGGCGGGATATTTACGCAAGCTTGTGAAACTGAATTTAGATTTAGTCCTGTGAAAAATGATTCTCAGGCCGATGATCTGCCAGATGCTTATGAGCCCATTGAATTGGACGCAAATGGCGAAGTTAATCCGATTTCATTTATTGAAGATGAAGTGATTATCAATTTACCTCTGGTTGCTTTGCACTCCGAGGAAGATTGTTCAGTGAATCCCAATAACATGAGTTTTGGTGACATCGAGCCTGCTGATGAGCAGCCCAACCCATTTGCAGCTTTATCTAAATTAAAGCGCAAGTAA
- a CDS encoding Maf family protein, producing MKPKLILASTSPFRKRILEKLNCPFDTFNPKVDETERPNETAEMLVSRLALEKAQAASRKYSNSISIGSDQVCVINNKIIGKPGNFETAFAQLSAVSAQNITFYTGLSVVNQYTGRTDTIVERFIVHFRTLTAKQIRYYLETEKPYNCAGSFMCEGLGIALFSKLEGKDPNTLIGLPLISLVEILQKQGYDVLEG from the coding sequence ATGAAACCTAAACTGATCCTTGCTTCAACATCGCCATTTCGTAAACGGATCTTAGAAAAACTAAATTGCCCTTTCGACACCTTCAACCCAAAAGTCGATGAAACCGAGCGGCCAAACGAAACGGCCGAAATGCTAGTATCACGCCTAGCACTAGAAAAAGCCCAAGCTGCCAGTCGAAAGTATAGTAACTCAATATCTATCGGATCGGATCAGGTTTGTGTCATTAATAACAAAATAATAGGTAAACCTGGTAATTTTGAAACAGCTTTTGCACAATTATCTGCCGTTTCTGCACAAAATATAACTTTTTACACAGGGCTTTCTGTGGTAAATCAATACACAGGTCGTACAGATACAATAGTTGAACGCTTCATTGTTCATTTTAGAACGCTCACAGCTAAGCAAATTCGATATTATTTAGAAACAGAAAAACCGTATAATTGCGCAGGTAGTTTTATGTGTGAAGGACTGGGTATCGCATTATTTTCTAAGTTAGAAGGCAAAGATCCAAATACTTTAATCGGATTACCGCTCATCAGTTTAGTTGAGATTTTACAGAAACAAGGATACGACGTTTTGGAGGGCTAA
- the rluC gene encoding 23S rRNA pseudouridine(955/2504/2580) synthase RluC → MTDKISPKVEFVTITEDYQGQRIDNFLRTKLKGVPKSMIYRIIRKGEVRVNKGRIKPEYKLQPEDIVRVPPVRVSETEAISPSANLDSVRALESKIIYEDDYLIVINKPSGMAVHGGSGLSFGLIEGLRAIRPDSRYLELVHRLDRDTSGCLLVAKKRSTLKALHEQLRLKTMQKDYQALVAGAWPRSTKVVNAPLLKNTVSSGERIVRVDEEGKQSQTRFKIIQRYEHGTLIQASPITGRTHQIRVHALHAGHPIACDDKYGDKDFTKHMNGLGLKRLFLHAARLKFFNPGTEETQEVEAPLDMALVKALAKLKKC, encoded by the coding sequence ATGACCGATAAAATTTCACCTAAAGTAGAATTTGTAACCATTACTGAAGATTATCAAGGACAGCGCATTGATAATTTTTTACGCACCAAATTAAAAGGTGTGCCAAAAAGTATGATTTATCGCATCATACGTAAAGGTGAGGTGAGAGTTAACAAAGGAAGAATTAAACCTGAGTATAAATTACAACCTGAGGATATTGTTCGCGTACCACCAGTACGTGTTTCTGAAACGGAAGCTATTTCACCATCTGCGAACCTTGATTCTGTTCGTGCGCTTGAATCGAAAATTATTTATGAAGATGACTACTTAATTGTCATCAACAAACCATCTGGAATGGCTGTTCACGGTGGTAGTGGATTAAGTTTTGGTTTAATTGAAGGTTTACGTGCCATTCGACCTGATAGTCGATACCTTGAATTGGTACATCGTTTAGATCGCGATACTTCAGGTTGCTTACTGGTTGCTAAAAAACGGAGTACGCTAAAAGCACTGCATGAACAATTACGTTTGAAAACTATGCAGAAAGATTACCAAGCATTGGTTGCAGGCGCATGGCCACGCAGTACTAAAGTAGTCAATGCACCTTTATTAAAGAATACGGTTAGTTCTGGTGAGCGCATCGTACGCGTGGATGAAGAAGGTAAGCAATCTCAGACTCGTTTCAAAATCATTCAACGTTATGAACATGGTACCTTGATTCAAGCAAGTCCTATTACTGGTCGAACGCACCAAATTCGCGTACATGCATTACATGCAGGTCATCCAATTGCTTGTGATGATAAATATGGCGATAAAGATTTTACGAAACACATGAACGGCTTAGGCTTGAAACGTTTGTTCTTACATGCTGCGCGCTTAAAATTCTTTAACCCGGGTACAGAAGAAACACAAGAAGTTGAAGCGCCGTTAGACATGGCATTAGTTAAAGCGTTAGCAAAATTGAAAAAATGTTAA